A single region of the Candidatus Micrarchaeota archaeon genome encodes:
- a CDS encoding 50S ribosomal protein L40e, with protein sequence MGKFPEADHELAEIWICRKCKARNKRGAKRCRKCGYKYLRPKRKERHAKK encoded by the coding sequence ATGGGAAAGTTTCCTGAAGCTGACCACGAGCTTGCAGAGATATGGATATGTCGGAAATGTAAGGCTCGTAATAAACGCGGTGCAAAACGTTGCCGAAAATGCGGTTATAAATACCTGAGACCTAAACGCAAAGAGCGTCATGCTAAGAAGTAA